Proteins from a genomic interval of Hemicordylus capensis ecotype Gifberg chromosome 14, rHemCap1.1.pri, whole genome shotgun sequence:
- the BGLAP gene encoding osteocalcin, whose translation MNTLTLVSLLAVATLCLCHGGDSSSNSANDSPSSEAFVSKRESAEVVKRHKRHYNRVYDDDDDAAAFAAAVAAAPATVTRDPYEPQREVCELNPACDELADHIGFHEAYRRFYGPL comes from the exons ATGAACACGCTCACTCTGGTCAGCTTGCTGGCGGTGGCCACGCTCTGCCTTTGCCATggag GCGACTCCAGCTCCAACAGTGCCAACGACTCGCCCAGCTCCGAAG CTTTTGTCTCCAAACGGGAAAGTGCTGAAGTAGTGAAGCGCCACAAGAGGCATTACAacag GGTGTATGACGACGACGATGACGCCGCTGCTTTTGCTGCCGCTGTTGCTGCCGCTCCGGCTACCGTGACCCGTGACCCCTACGAACCCCAGCGAGAGGTCTGCGAGCTCAACCCGGCCTGCGATGAGTTGGCGGACCACATCGGCTTCCACGAAGCGTACCGAAGATTCTATGGGCCGTTGTAG